One part of the Coffea eugenioides isolate CCC68of chromosome 10, Ceug_1.0, whole genome shotgun sequence genome encodes these proteins:
- the LOC113750481 gene encoding putative late blight resistance protein homolog R1B-16 — protein sequence MEAMVMGTNGLGFIKFHRNNLKELAELDLIAYSKDQIQEVQKELKFLGSVFKKHETLTAFKMRVLKEVHKVMFVINSSDLSPSSFDRILEEIFLLKIEALVIDVMYGSEAQKLANISNYASLLQESNPHLKDGLVGFHEVIDEIIGQVRNIAQKKLDIVSIVGMEGLGKTTLAKRVYEHPALRNNFNFRAWCNVSQEYQNEGLLREILGCIHPENSKLYSKKEEGALALELKQSLLKNKYLIILDDVWDLKAWNTLKVSFPDDENGIRIIITSRMHRVASDVKCYSEPHCLRPFNDNESWELLKKTLFPNDDFPPKLRRVGMQIAKSCGGLPLSVVIIAGILRTIEQDGWEEFAARLSTSVVSGTEQCINMLELSYRRIPDCLKKCFLYFGAFVRGQEIPTKRLMWLWIAEGFVQQVEQEESEEVAECCMKDLIDRNLIMVARRRSIGGVKTCRVHDLIREFCAAKAKEKAYPKGVLDLWEVLLGEHFPTEIEVLVELRYLAIWGKMQSIPSSIANLTNLETFLVKGNSGDDVIVLPENIWSMMNLRHLGVSNCCGDMSLAKDNLDNSWVLCSLSTFSNLAVGYEQGVEKLFTKFPNIRRLKCELREPEDSEELGTHCSRIVSMGFLNRLKSLSLSLKFIDHSNPIQFHLPPNLEKLSLSYFPWSMISAIEKLTNLVALKLSNDKEDISDREEELPHENMTDSDHEEEIPEVVEEREQPEEETRRAKRWDVAEEVEFPKLRFLKLSSMTISRWTGSGDHFPGLQRLKLEDCWYLKEMLNCLGSNSPLQMIEIRYCPISVEFLADEIFRQQNYEGNQGLEYEGDQDLQIYSFWRCWLGLDSLSTLKSGYMMSEPPRGNNQRTDRIIGFEAAAEKVLELLGGEKLSQGKTKKEWVGASVAGKQSGAKLVEAKDKKEKLSFTEVGFSCQGPPAAQKNSQPYKLRFMEQEEAEELLRTKVFGENECPKKLQSIERDILAKCDGLPVTTSNSGNSWYSLF from the exons ATGGAAGCAATGGTTATGG GGACCAATGGGCTTGGCTTTATCAAGTTTCACAGAAACAATCTAAAAGAACTTGCGGAGCTTGATTTAATTGCATATTCAAAGGATCAAATTCAGGAAGTCCAAAAAGAGTTAAAATTCTTGGGATCTGTTTTCAAGAAGCATGAAACGCTCACAGCTTTTAAGATGCGTGTTTTGAAGGAAGTCCACAAGGTAATGTTTGTAATTAATTCCTCCGATCTTTCACCTTCGTCCTTTGACAGGATCTTAGAAGAAATATTCCTTTTGAAAATTGAGGCCCTCGTGATTGATGTGATGTATGGCTCTGAAGCCCAGAAACTTGCAAATATTTCTAACTATGCATCGCTACTACAAGAAAGCAACCCACATCTGAAAGATGGTTTGGTAGGTTTCCATGAGGTGATAGATGAAATAATTGGTCAAGTTAGAAATATAGCCCAGAAGAAATTGGACATTGTATCCATTGTGGGCATGGAAGGACTTGGCAAGACAACTTTAGCCAAACGAGTGTACGAGCATCCTGCTCTGAGAaacaacttcaattttcggGCATGGTGCAATGTTTCTCAGGAATATCAGAATGAAGGTTTGTTACGTGAAATTCTGGGTTGTATTCATCCTGAGAATTCTAAGCTGTACTCTAAGAAGGAAGAAGGTGCTTTGGCTTTAGAGCTCAAACAATCCCTATTGAAAAATAAGTACCTCATCATCTTGGATGACGTATGGGACTTAAAGGCATGGAATACCTTGAAAGTATCATTCCCAGATGATGAAAATGGAATCAGAATTATTATAACAAGCAGAATGCATAGGGTGGCTTCAGATGTTAAATGCTACAGTGAACCTCACTGCCTTCGGCCATTCAACGATAATGAGAGCTGGGAGTTACTAAAGAAAACACTCTTTCCCAACGATGATTTTCCTCCTAAACTGCGAAGAGTTGGGATGCAGATAGCTAAAAGCTGTGGTGGGCTACCTCTCTCAGTTGTCATCATAGCTGGAATTCTGCGAACTATAGAACAGGATGGTTGGGAGGAATTTGCAGCAAGGCTAAGTACAAGTGTAGTTAGCGGCACAGAGCAGTGCATCAATATGTTAGAACTCAGCTACAGGCGTATACCTGATTGCTTGAAGAAATGCTTTCTTTATTTTGGAGCATTTGTACGAGGTCAAGAAATTCCAACTAAAAGGTTAATGTGGCTATGGATCGCCGAAGGATTTGTGCAACAAGTTGAGCAAGAGGAATCAGAGGAAGTGGCAGAGTGCTGCATGAAAGATCTAATTGACAGAAACTTAATTATGGTTGCCAGACGAAGATCCATTGGTGGGGTTAAAACTTGTCGCGTTCATGATTTGATACGCGAGTTTTGTGCAGCAAAAGCTAAGGAAAAGGCTTACCCAAAAGGAG TGTTGGATTTGTGGGAAGTTCTCCTAGGTGAACATTTTCCCACTGAAATAGAGGTGCTTGTTGAGTTAAGGTACTTGGCAATTTGGGGTAAGATGCAATCCATCCCATCGTCAATAGCCAACCTCACCAATTTGGAAACTTTTCTTGTTAAAGGGAATTCGGGTGATGATGTTATTGTGTTGCCAGAGAATATTTGGAGTATGATGAATTTGAGGCATCTAGGCGTGAGCAATTGTTGTGGTGACATGAGTCTGGCCAAAGACAATCTTGACAACTCCTGGGTTCTATGTAGCTTGAGCACCTTTTCCAATCTAGCGGTCGGTTACGAGCAAGGCGTGGAAAAGCTGTTCACAAAGTTCCCTAACATCCGTAGACTAAAGTGCGAGCTCCGTGAACCAGAAGATTCAGAGGAATTGGGTACGCATTGCAGCAGGATTGTGTCAATGGGCTTTCTAAATCGGCTAAAATCACTCAGTCTGTCTCTTAAATTCATTGATCATTCAAATCCTATTCAGTTTCACCTTCCACCGAATCTCGAGAAGTTAAGCCTCTCGTACTTTCCCTGGAGTATGATTTCTGCAATTGAGAAACTAACCAATCTTGTGGCTCTCAAATTATCGAATGATAAGGAGGACATATCCGACAGAGAAGAAGAGCTCCCTCATGAAAATATGACAGACAGTGACCATGAGGAGGAAATTCCGGAAGTGGTAGAAGAAAGGGAACAACCTGAGGAGGAAACAAGAAGGGCGAAAAGATGGGACGTAGCAGAAGAAGTTGAATTTCCGAAGCTCAGATTCTTAAAGTTATCTTCCATGACTATTTCCAGGTGGACAGGGTCGGGTGATCATTTTCCAGGTCTTCAGAGATTAAAGTTGGAGGACTGTTGGTATTTGAAAGAAATGCTGAACTGTTTAGGGTCTAATTCACCTCTTCAAATGATTGAGATTCGCTATTGTCCGATCTCTGTTGAATTTTTAGCAGACGAGATTTTTAGACAACAAAATTATGAAGGAAATCAGGGCCTGGAGTATGAAGGAGATCAAGACCTGCAAATTTATAGCTTCTGGAG ATGTTGGTTGGGGCTTGACAGTTTATCAACTTTAAAGTCTGGTTATATGATGTCTGAACCT CCTCGAGGCAATAATCAACGGACAGACAGAATAATTGGGTTTGAAGCTGCAGCTGAGAAAGTATTGGAACTTCTCGGTGGGGAAAAACTATCTCAAGGCAAAACCAAGAAGGAGTGGGTGGGCGCCTCCGTGGCAGGGAAACAGAGTGGGGCAAAACTAGTTGAAGCCAAAGACAAGAAAGAGAAGCTGAGCTTCACCGAGGTAGG ATTTAGTTGCCAAGGTCCACCAGCTGCTCAGAAAAATTCTCAGCCCTATAAATTGCGATTTATGGAACAAGAAGAGGCTGAGGAATTATTAAGGACAAAGGTTTTCGGTGAAAACGAATGTCCAAAGAAACTGCAATCCATTGAAAGGGACATTCTGGCAAAATGTGATGGGTTACCTGTTACCACCAGCAATAGTGGTAACAGCTGGTATTCTCTATTCTGA